Part of the Cyclopterus lumpus isolate fCycLum1 chromosome 16, fCycLum1.pri, whole genome shotgun sequence genome, TCAGAGACGGGTGTTTGTTGCCCTCTGGGCTGGCTCACCCAAGTGTTCATCAATGGCCACAACTCCTGGCTGTCAAGCCAAAAAGAACAGATCAACACGGGAGTACACAAAGGAGTCATTTCTTTAACCAAGCTTCACGAAGGTTATTCACAGTAGATTCTGTTTGGAAGACGACTGTGAATTAAAATTACGTCATTATAGGCACCGCAGCTTTGAGTTAGAAAAACAACTACACACCCTAATATGTTATCATAGGTCCACTTCCACCTCTTGTGTGCACAGAGGAGTTGCAGCGTGAAGATATTCTGCCACGCCTCACTTCCGAGGTCATGGCCGTAGCAAGGATGTGTCGAGAAAGACAGGCTTGACCCGGACCGAATATCCGAGAGTGTCCTGGAGATCAGCATGTCGATGTTACAGGGAGGACTCTGCAGCAACATAGAGACAAACGGTTTCACTGGGCTCATTCCACATTTTGAGACAAATGGGAAAGAAGACGTCATAAAGACAACAAACTGACTCACACAGGttgattataatatatatatatataaaaaaatatgtatatatatatatatataaataaatatatatataaataaatatatatatatatatatataaatataaataaatatacacatatatatagcaACATAAAGTGTCTAAAATTTAAGGGGGAAGTTTTCCCAAGCCACTGCCAATAGGAGACAGAAGATATAAATCAAAACAAGCTAAAGTCGAGTCCAGAAACACACAGCATGACACAATGAGGAGCCCCATCTCTACAAATCCTTCACCTTCTCCCATCCAAGGAATGCTGAAAGGCAGCCGAGGACGTTTTCTTGTGCGTTCAGCTTGGTGACTGTGTGTATTGCCTGGCACAGAGAACTACTGTGTGAGAGAACATGGGGCCATGTCGTCACTATGAACAAAACCAGCGTCGCAGAGTCTGGGAAATCTGCAGTAGGGCAGATGcaatgagaaagaaagaaaaaagcatcaATCAAATGTGCGCTTAGGTAAAAAATATATGTGCAACAAAGACGGTCTTCAGAGTTGAGCGAAAAGGCTTAACTTGCCACGAGTGCAGGTGCatcgagtgtgtgtgaggtggaTTTAGGAAATACGGTACGGCACCTTCAGTGAGGAGGCTGTAGGCCAGGATGTGAGCCTTCTCCCAGTCTCTCCTCTGTCTACAGATCCCCGTGTACACTCTGCAGAGGGCCTGCATGTGGTTTCTGCTCAGATCTCTTTTCTCCGCTTTCAGCTTGTTCAGGATGGGCAACGCCATATAATCTGCCTCAAGCTGAAGAGAAACGGgagaatataaaaacacatgcacagttCATTACACGTTTGTCTTTACATACTCTTTTTCTACCAAAGGAAAACCTGCTAAAAGTAGTCGACCGTATAACCTCATCGCCCCCAAAAATGATAATTTCCCGAAAGAACACACTGTTACTTATAATGGAAAAGCAATTCAAAGCGACCAGAGGGTCAGCGGATGAACGGCAAGAGTAAAAGTTGCAAAACACAAGCCCAATGACCCGGTGCACCCACCGATCTGAAGCGGCAAATCTCAGAGATGACCTTCTTCTCCTCGTCCCTCAAGACGGGCTTTTTGGGCAGGTTACCAACATACAGGTGGCTCTGGATCACGGGCAACAGATCAAACGCCTGGCTTTCGATCTGCTTGAAATAGTTCAGTACAAGGTTTTGCTCCGTAGGCCCTGCAACCTTCGTAGTCGGTGCAGAGGTCGTCTCATCTTTGAGCGACGTGGCGCTCGGAGTCTGGGGCGAGGTGGCGTCCTCGCCGCTGTTCGACGAAGGGGAGGAAGGCACCTGCTTGCGACTGACAGCGGGGGAGCAGTTATCTAGCCGGAGACATTTGCTGCTTTTAGGTTGCGTCAGATAAGGGGCCTGTCTCTTCGCTCCTCTCGTCTCCGTCTTGGTGAAGGCCGTTGAAGTGGAGTTAAAGCAAGACACCTGGCTGTCGGTCGATGTCGGGGACGTTCCGCTCTCGGAGGAACACATGCCGAGACCGACGTTGCCTCTGAGAATGCTCAGAGTTCGGCCGTGGGCCGAGAGCTCGGGGTACATGGTGTCGAGGATCCTCATGGAGTTTTCCTGCGACGGACTGGAGGAGGACGACGGGGAAGAATTCATTGCCGTCAAGGGCAAGCGGCCCGGAACGGGCACGGCGTGTTTTGGGGTGGCGGAGCCGAACTGAAGCGGTGATGACGGGACTCCGTTCGAATGGAGTGGACTGTTTAAAGATGAGGAACCCAGTTGCTGGCTTGTGGGGGTCAAGTGGGCCTGGACAGGAGTGGTAGGCGAAGCCAACCGATCCATGGGCGAGGGAAAAGAGAGTTTCCCAATAGCCTGCCTTGGGTTGATTGATTTGCCCGCTTTTGGAGGCGTAGTCAGGGGGGTGAGGAGACGAGGAAGTGGCGGGCCCATTTCAGAGCGAACTTGGCCGATGCACTCTGGTGGCCGAGCTGCGGTTGAACGAGTCACGGGGCTCGCTTTTTCCTCGCCGATCACACGAGGGCTCGCTTTTTCAGGCACTTTGATAGACGACTCCAAACATTCATTTTGTCCATTTGTGGCTACAGCGCTCCTCAATGAGGTGGCGGACCTGACAGAGCGCAAGTTATATTTGACTTCTATGCTCTCCTGAAGCAGGTCTTTGGCAATGGCCTTTTTAATGACTGCGTCTTCCTCCAAATTGGACAAAGCCTGCAATGCCAAAGTGGGTAGCAGACGTAAAGGACTCAGCTGCCTGCATGCCAAGTGTATGCTTTCCTTCAGAGATTCACATTCGACGGTCTCGGAGAGGGGAGACCCAGGATCTGCTAGCATTTCACTGTTCAATGTCTCCGTGTCAACATCCTTTTTCGAAGGCGTTTCAACATTTGCATGAGCAGATTCACGGTCGGCGTGGGGCTCACCGTCCTCTAGCTTCAACAGTGGAGACTCGCTCGGAGACGGAGGTCTTTTATCACCATTTGACTCTGAGGGAGAAGCTGCTACACCAACCACTTCAGCTCCTTTTGCTATGTTCCCAACTTCCTCCCCAAGAGGTTCTGTGGATGCATCACTTTCAAGCCTTTCTTCCACATTCCCATTGGAGACACTAACAACGCCATCGCCACTGGTTGACAAACAGGGGTTATTGTCTGGTGCCTCTGTTTCCTTGTCAAGACTTTGGCTTTCGTTCTCCTGGGTTTCAAAGACGGTGGTATCTTGACTGTCCTGTCCCAGACCACAATGGTCCTGACTACTTCCCCCCACTTCTGGACCATTTTCTGTATTTGTAGCCTCCATGTCCATGCATGTTGAGGAAGAAACTAACTGCACATTTCCCGTTTCTGCAGAGAGTGCAGTTGTATCACTCCTCCGAGGGGACTCTCCACCATCGGGAGTGACTGGTTCAGCACGAGTAACATCACTGGGGCTTTTGTCGACATCCATCTCCGTAATAGTCCCGGACCGATCCTCCTTTGCCTCTCCGAAAGCATTTTCCAATTGAGATGCGCTCGCGGCACCGCCGCTGCCGTGACTTGCACTGCAGGATGGCTCTGGACTTTCAGAAGTTAAGGAGACAACCTCAACCAAAAGCGTAATGTCTGACGTGGACGCTAACTGCACAGCTGCTGGCTCCTGCTCGATCGGCACGTGTTCTTGAAGAGGCGTTTCCTCACCACCTGAGCCACTTTTGCCCTTCGTTTCCAAAACGACGCTCAACTCATTTTGTGCCGAGCCTTTGGAGTCATTTTCATTGGGAGCGTGTGCAGATGGGTTCGGACCGTGGCTCGTTACTGATGTCGCGATGAGCTCTTCTCGGGGGTGAAGAGCATCGTCGTTAGAGATTTCGGGATGGTTTTCCTTTTCGCAATCAGCTGTCTCCATCGATTCCATCTCTGTGTCCTACAAGAagacagaaaggaaaagagaaaaaaaaaaacatggatgtCATTCGTAATACAACCATGGATGGCACTTTGAGAGGGACCAGGCTGATCAGAAGGCAAGACAAAAGCCAGTGCTTGAAAGACCACTTTGGAATTATATTGAACTTAAATAGATAAATGTCTTAAAAAAATCTGTGAGCAATTATTTagagatttttaaatgtttcgaTGTTCATACAATCCTAATTCCCGTGTCTTTGCATTTTTAAGACTTCTTTCTATACCAATTAAGCCCTTATTTTAAGATGAATAAATTCAATGCCTTTTCAGGTACCACAGAAACCAGGTCCATCTTCTGTGACTTCCTTTTAAATAGATTGCTTACAACCACCATTCATCTAAACATCAGAAATATTAAGTTTACTCAAATGACCTCTGTGTTTTGGCAAAATATGGTTGGATTTTTTTGCTTGACAAATTACTGACACTGTAAATTTGAAAAAGAATTAAGACCAAAGACGTCATTCCCCAGGTAACGCTATTCCTGTGCAATGCTTTGGTCGGaaataaaagaagcattttCATGTAATATTTAGGACTTCTCA contains:
- the ice1 gene encoding little elongation complex subunit 1, whose amino-acid sequence is MMPGDNQSKTATIAADAMVGNCQNCPVLHQSLTEYVSSFLALKQKITVSDDTIRLQQQLEEEQSRRMALERKTADYESVQAELEEKKGALETFKRMSEEMDKLKQQNSKTMAENKKLEDRLKDLEELSDTQSLENAQLKREKAVVENDLLKTQTSLRKSQAQADRVDALMEENAKTTSKKDNLENKVRLLEDLVNHKILHIHDLQVRLMALERERNKEYRSTSTQASVPEEPKVDKEKFQMLLQNLWACVEPQQQLSANWLHLSESRSKQVLPCSPQNRPRPHLNDALQSAPYKACESPSYHVKTSDTFTQLKPSPRRRKASRQSTGAMKQTDAREERTRLAKENQPEEESADRDGFDESVEAILALFKRMLPCISPLPDVDTEMESMETADCEKENHPEISNDDALHPREELIATSVTSHGPNPSAHAPNENDSKGSAQNELSVVLETKGKSGSGGEETPLQEHVPIEQEPAAVQLASTSDITLLVEVVSLTSESPEPSCSASHGSGGAASASQLENAFGEAKEDRSGTITEMDVDKSPSDVTRAEPVTPDGGESPRRSDTTALSAETGNVQLVSSSTCMDMEATNTENGPEVGGSSQDHCGLGQDSQDTTVFETQENESQSLDKETEAPDNNPCLSTSGDGVVSVSNGNVEERLESDASTEPLGEEVGNIAKGAEVVGVAASPSESNGDKRPPSPSESPLLKLEDGEPHADRESAHANVETPSKKDVDTETLNSEMLADPGSPLSETVECESLKESIHLACRQLSPLRLLPTLALQALSNLEEDAVIKKAIAKDLLQESIEVKYNLRSVRSATSLRSAVATNGQNECLESSIKVPEKASPRVIGEEKASPVTRSTAARPPECIGQVRSEMGPPLPRLLTPLTTPPKAGKSINPRQAIGKLSFPSPMDRLASPTTPVQAHLTPTSQQLGSSSLNSPLHSNGVPSSPLQFGSATPKHAVPVPGRLPLTAMNSSPSSSSSPSQENSMRILDTMYPELSAHGRTLSILRGNVGLGMCSSESGTSPTSTDSQVSCFNSTSTAFTKTETRGAKRQAPYLTQPKSSKCLRLDNCSPAVSRKQVPSSPSSNSGEDATSPQTPSATSLKDETTSAPTTKVAGPTEQNLVLNYFKQIESQAFDLLPVIQSHLYVGNLPKKPVLRDEEKKVISEICRFRSLEADYMALPILNKLKAEKRDLSRNHMQALCRVYTGICRQRRDWEKAHILAYSLLTEDFPDSATLVLFIVTTWPHVLSHSSSLCQAIHTVTKLNAQENVLGCLSAFLGWEKSPPCNIDMLISRTLSDIRSGSSLSFSTHPCYGHDLGSEAWQNIFTLQLLCAHKRWKWTYDNILGQELWPLMNTWVSQPRGQQTPVSDVGVATVLRLIGYLCQLGLKERCVSSVVTVANVINTFGRHGQAEGVPWEVQLAAIYCIYDLSPCNPKQALEAMAEWRGETSRSVPPAVTSCINQLGSVCRQRHELRDTQH